A genomic region of Cyprinus carpio isolate SPL01 chromosome B11, ASM1834038v1, whole genome shotgun sequence contains the following coding sequences:
- the LOC109051625 gene encoding inter-alpha-trypsin inhibitor heavy chain H3-like isoform X5 gives MVSNGYFVHYFAPSDLPRIPKNVVFIIDQSSSMYDRKIEQTRLALLRILSDLGEDDHFGLITFDSEVNFWKRELLKATEENLKNAKSFVKEIRDRGATDINAAVLAGVDMIKQHPREGTASILILLTDGDPTTGETNKEKIMANVKEATGTKFPLYCLGFGYDVNFDFLTKMSLENSGVARRIYEDSDADLQLQGFYEEVAVPLLTDIQLKYPGGTNLTKTSFSLYFNGSEIVVSGQITDNSVESFTTEVIAVSKGNNVMYQDTIMTTDPSDVPPENEDFMQRLWAYLTVKQLLERQVLLKGQEKEDEKKEALKLSLKYQFVTPLTSMVVTKPQEGDVEVADKPKEGEAPPRPPAPGFSQQHHSLGLHDAAVDHLSLGVTVDGLSYFTVISSGETDTLGLDLRPRHPDTVLVPVTMSAPTVHSNRFLLPVVGQSKPLCFDVPVPHKLRLLQDSASEFSMNGESLTGQNGFHQIALHYKTNHHLTINTTSIRYHDGQNQVEFLWGQEPTQHNTEGVSLILRSNEIDVTMGKIHIVILLHKEKRDMCLCPAVQTRPKDVNLTGILGEPDISYDEIQGTQTPTLKLKDQEVKTSRVMVKDYRLASAPLVGCWLVPFQAVTQRELSDLTVTQL, from the exons ATG gtATCAAATGGCTATTTCGTCCACTACTTTGCGCCCTCTGATCTTCCACGTATTCCCAAAAATGTGGTGTTTATCATTGATCAGAGTAGTTCTATGTATGACAGAAAAATAGAACAG ACTCGTTTGGCACTGCTAAGGATTTTAAGTGATCTTGGTGAGGATGACCACTTTGGATTGATCACCTTTGACAGTGAAGTTAACTTCTGGAAGCGTGAGCTCCTCAAAGCTACTGAGGAAAATCTGAAGAATGCAAAATCTTTCGTGAAGGAGATCAGAGATAGAGGAG CCACTGACATAAACGCTGCAGTTCTAGCAGGAGTGGACATGATCAAGCAACATCCACGAGAGGGAACAGCCTCCATCCTGATCCTGCTGACTGATGGAGATCCCACTACAG GTGAAACCAACAAAGAGAAGATAATGGCTAATGTGAAAGAGGCCACTGGGACTAAATTTCCCCTCTATTGTCTTGGTTTTGGATATGATGTTAACTTTGACTTCCTAACAAAGATGTCACTGGAAAATAGTGGAGTTGCTCGCAGGATTTATGAAGATTCAGACGCTGATCTACAGCTGCAG GGTTTCTATGAAGAAGTTGCCGTCCCTCTCCTCACTGATATTCAACTTAAATACCCAGGAGGGACAAACCTTACCAAGACCAGCTTTAGCTTGTACTTCAATGGCTCTGAGATTGTGGTGTCAGGACAAATAACAGACAACAGTGTGGAGAGTTTCACCACTGAAGTCATCGCAGTATCA AAAGGAAACAATGTGATGTATCAGGACACTATAATGACAACAGACCCCAGTGATGTTCCACCTGAGAATGAAGATTTTATGCAGAGGTTGTGGGCCTACCTTACAGTGAAGCAGCTTCTGGAGAGACA GGTACTTCTTAAAGGACAAGAGAAAGaggatgaaaagaaagaagctctTAAACTCTCCCTGAAATACCAGTTTGTCACTCCCCTCACCTCTATGGTTGTTACTAAACCACAAGAAGGTGACGTGGAAGTTGCTGACAAACCCAAAGAGGGAGAAGCGCCACCCAGACCTCCAG CACCAGGATTTAGTCAGCAACACCATAGTCTGGGTCTGCACGATGCAGCTGTCGATCATCTAAGTTTGGGTG TAACTGTGG atgGTCTCAGTTATTTCACTGTGATCTCCAGTG GGGAAACCGATACCTTGGGCTTAGATCTAAGGCCCAGACATCCAGATACTGTACTTGTTCCTGTTACTATGTCAG CTCCAACAGTTCATAGCAATCGTTTCCTGCTGCCTGTTGTTGGTCAGTCTAAGCCACTCTGTTTTGATGTTCCTGTTCCTCACAAACTCAGACTCCTACAGGATTCAGCTTCAG AGTTCTCTATGAATGGAGAATCCCTGACTGGACAAAATGGATTCCATCAAATTGCCttacattacaaaacaaaccATCATCTGACTATAAACACAACGTCTATCAGATACCACGATGGCCAGAATCAAGTTGAGTTCTTATGGGGCCAGGAACCGACCCAACACAATACTGAAGG CGTGTCTCTGATTCTACGGAGCAATGAAATAGACGTCACCATGGGAAAAATTCACATCGTTATTCTTCTCCATAAGGAAAAAAGGGACATGTGTCTGTGTCCTGCTGTTCAGACCAGGCCAAAAGATGTCAATTTGACAGGCATTTTAG GAGAGCCTGATATTTCATATGATGAGATCCAAGGAACACAAACACCAACTTTAAAGTTAAAGGACCAGGAAGTGAAGACATCTCG GGTGATGGTGAAGGACTACAGACTTGCTTCTGCTCCTTTGGTTGGATGTTGGCTTGTTCCATTCCAGGCTGTCACACAGCGGGAGCTTTCTGACCTCACCGTCACTCAGCTGTAG
- the LOC109051625 gene encoding inter-alpha-trypsin inhibitor heavy chain H3-like isoform X2, with product MVSNGYFVHYFAPSDLPRIPKNVVFIIDQSSSMYDRKIEQTRLALLRILSDLGEDDHFGLITFDSEVNFWKRELLKATEENLKNAKSFVKEIRDRGATDINAAVLAGVDMIKQHPREGTASILILLTDGDPTTGETNKEKIMANVKEATGTKFPLYCLGFGYDVNFDFLTKMSLENSGVARRIYEDSDADLQLQGFYEEVAVPLLTDIQLKYPGGTNLTKTSFSLYFNGSEIVVSGQITDNSVESFTTEVIAVSKGNNVMYQDTIMTTDPSDVPPENEDFMQRLWAYLTVKQLLERQVLLKGQEKEDEKKEALKLSLKYQFVTPLTSMVVTKPQEGDVEVADKPKEGEAPPRPPAPGFSQQHHSLGLHDAAVDHLSLGVTVVRQIPSYVRSNITWQVPTMTIPELQKGETDTLGLDLRPRHPDTVLVPVTMSAPTVHSNRFLLPVVGQSKPLCFDVPVPHKLRLLQDSASEFSMNGESLTGQNGFHQIALHYKTNHHLTINTTSIRYHDGQNQVEFLWGQEPTQHNTEGVSLILRSNEIDVTMGKIHIVILLHKEKRDMCLCPAVQTRPKDVNLTGILGEPDISYDEIQGTQTPTLKLKDQEVKTSRVMVKDYRLASAPLVGCWLVPFQAVTQRELSDLTVTQL from the exons ATG gtATCAAATGGCTATTTCGTCCACTACTTTGCGCCCTCTGATCTTCCACGTATTCCCAAAAATGTGGTGTTTATCATTGATCAGAGTAGTTCTATGTATGACAGAAAAATAGAACAG ACTCGTTTGGCACTGCTAAGGATTTTAAGTGATCTTGGTGAGGATGACCACTTTGGATTGATCACCTTTGACAGTGAAGTTAACTTCTGGAAGCGTGAGCTCCTCAAAGCTACTGAGGAAAATCTGAAGAATGCAAAATCTTTCGTGAAGGAGATCAGAGATAGAGGAG CCACTGACATAAACGCTGCAGTTCTAGCAGGAGTGGACATGATCAAGCAACATCCACGAGAGGGAACAGCCTCCATCCTGATCCTGCTGACTGATGGAGATCCCACTACAG GTGAAACCAACAAAGAGAAGATAATGGCTAATGTGAAAGAGGCCACTGGGACTAAATTTCCCCTCTATTGTCTTGGTTTTGGATATGATGTTAACTTTGACTTCCTAACAAAGATGTCACTGGAAAATAGTGGAGTTGCTCGCAGGATTTATGAAGATTCAGACGCTGATCTACAGCTGCAG GGTTTCTATGAAGAAGTTGCCGTCCCTCTCCTCACTGATATTCAACTTAAATACCCAGGAGGGACAAACCTTACCAAGACCAGCTTTAGCTTGTACTTCAATGGCTCTGAGATTGTGGTGTCAGGACAAATAACAGACAACAGTGTGGAGAGTTTCACCACTGAAGTCATCGCAGTATCA AAAGGAAACAATGTGATGTATCAGGACACTATAATGACAACAGACCCCAGTGATGTTCCACCTGAGAATGAAGATTTTATGCAGAGGTTGTGGGCCTACCTTACAGTGAAGCAGCTTCTGGAGAGACA GGTACTTCTTAAAGGACAAGAGAAAGaggatgaaaagaaagaagctctTAAACTCTCCCTGAAATACCAGTTTGTCACTCCCCTCACCTCTATGGTTGTTACTAAACCACAAGAAGGTGACGTGGAAGTTGCTGACAAACCCAAAGAGGGAGAAGCGCCACCCAGACCTCCAG CACCAGGATTTAGTCAGCAACACCATAGTCTGGGTCTGCACGATGCAGCTGTCGATCATCTAAGTTTGGGTG TAACTGTGG TCAGACAAATTCCAAGTTACGTCAGGAGTAACATCACTTGGCAGGTCCCAACAATGACTATTCCAGAGTTGCAAAAGG GGGAAACCGATACCTTGGGCTTAGATCTAAGGCCCAGACATCCAGATACTGTACTTGTTCCTGTTACTATGTCAG CTCCAACAGTTCATAGCAATCGTTTCCTGCTGCCTGTTGTTGGTCAGTCTAAGCCACTCTGTTTTGATGTTCCTGTTCCTCACAAACTCAGACTCCTACAGGATTCAGCTTCAG AGTTCTCTATGAATGGAGAATCCCTGACTGGACAAAATGGATTCCATCAAATTGCCttacattacaaaacaaaccATCATCTGACTATAAACACAACGTCTATCAGATACCACGATGGCCAGAATCAAGTTGAGTTCTTATGGGGCCAGGAACCGACCCAACACAATACTGAAGG CGTGTCTCTGATTCTACGGAGCAATGAAATAGACGTCACCATGGGAAAAATTCACATCGTTATTCTTCTCCATAAGGAAAAAAGGGACATGTGTCTGTGTCCTGCTGTTCAGACCAGGCCAAAAGATGTCAATTTGACAGGCATTTTAG GAGAGCCTGATATTTCATATGATGAGATCCAAGGAACACAAACACCAACTTTAAAGTTAAAGGACCAGGAAGTGAAGACATCTCG GGTGATGGTGAAGGACTACAGACTTGCTTCTGCTCCTTTGGTTGGATGTTGGCTTGTTCCATTCCAGGCTGTCACACAGCGGGAGCTTTCTGACCTCACCGTCACTCAGCTGTAG
- the LOC109051625 gene encoding inter-alpha-trypsin inhibitor heavy chain H3-like isoform X3, giving the protein MVSNGYFVHYFAPSDLPRIPKNVVFIIDQSSSMYDRKIEQTRLALLRILSDLGEDDHFGLITFDSEVNFWKRELLKATEENLKNAKSFVKEIRDRGATDINAAVLAGVDMIKQHPREGTASILILLTDGDPTTGETNKEKIMANVKEATGTKFPLYCLGFGYDVNFDFLTKMSLENSGVARRIYEDSDADLQLQGFYEEVAVPLLTDIQLKYPGGTNLTKTSFSLYFNGSEIVVSGQITDNSVESFTTEVIAVSKGNNVMYQDTIMTTDPSDVPPENEDFMQRLWAYLTVKQLLERQVLLKGQEKEDEKKEALKLSLKYQFVTPLTSMVVTKPQEGDVEVADKPKEGEAPPRPPAPGFSQQHHSLGLHDAAVDHLSLGVRQIPSYVRSNITWQVPTMTIPELQKGETDTLGLDLRPRHPDTVLVPVTMSAPTVHSNRFLLPVVGQSKPLCFDVPVPHKLRLLQDSASEFSMNGESLTGQNGFHQIALHYKTNHHLTINTTSIRYHDGQNQVEFLWGQEPTQHNTEGVSLILRSNEIDVTMGKIHIVILLHKEKRDMCLCPAVQTRPKDVNLTGILGEPDISYDEIQGTQTPTLKLKDQEVKTSRVMVKDYRLASAPLVGCWLVPFQAVTQRELSDLTVTQL; this is encoded by the exons ATG gtATCAAATGGCTATTTCGTCCACTACTTTGCGCCCTCTGATCTTCCACGTATTCCCAAAAATGTGGTGTTTATCATTGATCAGAGTAGTTCTATGTATGACAGAAAAATAGAACAG ACTCGTTTGGCACTGCTAAGGATTTTAAGTGATCTTGGTGAGGATGACCACTTTGGATTGATCACCTTTGACAGTGAAGTTAACTTCTGGAAGCGTGAGCTCCTCAAAGCTACTGAGGAAAATCTGAAGAATGCAAAATCTTTCGTGAAGGAGATCAGAGATAGAGGAG CCACTGACATAAACGCTGCAGTTCTAGCAGGAGTGGACATGATCAAGCAACATCCACGAGAGGGAACAGCCTCCATCCTGATCCTGCTGACTGATGGAGATCCCACTACAG GTGAAACCAACAAAGAGAAGATAATGGCTAATGTGAAAGAGGCCACTGGGACTAAATTTCCCCTCTATTGTCTTGGTTTTGGATATGATGTTAACTTTGACTTCCTAACAAAGATGTCACTGGAAAATAGTGGAGTTGCTCGCAGGATTTATGAAGATTCAGACGCTGATCTACAGCTGCAG GGTTTCTATGAAGAAGTTGCCGTCCCTCTCCTCACTGATATTCAACTTAAATACCCAGGAGGGACAAACCTTACCAAGACCAGCTTTAGCTTGTACTTCAATGGCTCTGAGATTGTGGTGTCAGGACAAATAACAGACAACAGTGTGGAGAGTTTCACCACTGAAGTCATCGCAGTATCA AAAGGAAACAATGTGATGTATCAGGACACTATAATGACAACAGACCCCAGTGATGTTCCACCTGAGAATGAAGATTTTATGCAGAGGTTGTGGGCCTACCTTACAGTGAAGCAGCTTCTGGAGAGACA GGTACTTCTTAAAGGACAAGAGAAAGaggatgaaaagaaagaagctctTAAACTCTCCCTGAAATACCAGTTTGTCACTCCCCTCACCTCTATGGTTGTTACTAAACCACAAGAAGGTGACGTGGAAGTTGCTGACAAACCCAAAGAGGGAGAAGCGCCACCCAGACCTCCAG CACCAGGATTTAGTCAGCAACACCATAGTCTGGGTCTGCACGATGCAGCTGTCGATCATCTAAGTTTGGGTG TCAGACAAATTCCAAGTTACGTCAGGAGTAACATCACTTGGCAGGTCCCAACAATGACTATTCCAGAGTTGCAAAAGG GGGAAACCGATACCTTGGGCTTAGATCTAAGGCCCAGACATCCAGATACTGTACTTGTTCCTGTTACTATGTCAG CTCCAACAGTTCATAGCAATCGTTTCCTGCTGCCTGTTGTTGGTCAGTCTAAGCCACTCTGTTTTGATGTTCCTGTTCCTCACAAACTCAGACTCCTACAGGATTCAGCTTCAG AGTTCTCTATGAATGGAGAATCCCTGACTGGACAAAATGGATTCCATCAAATTGCCttacattacaaaacaaaccATCATCTGACTATAAACACAACGTCTATCAGATACCACGATGGCCAGAATCAAGTTGAGTTCTTATGGGGCCAGGAACCGACCCAACACAATACTGAAGG CGTGTCTCTGATTCTACGGAGCAATGAAATAGACGTCACCATGGGAAAAATTCACATCGTTATTCTTCTCCATAAGGAAAAAAGGGACATGTGTCTGTGTCCTGCTGTTCAGACCAGGCCAAAAGATGTCAATTTGACAGGCATTTTAG GAGAGCCTGATATTTCATATGATGAGATCCAAGGAACACAAACACCAACTTTAAAGTTAAAGGACCAGGAAGTGAAGACATCTCG GGTGATGGTGAAGGACTACAGACTTGCTTCTGCTCCTTTGGTTGGATGTTGGCTTGTTCCATTCCAGGCTGTCACACAGCGGGAGCTTTCTGACCTCACCGTCACTCAGCTGTAG
- the LOC109051625 gene encoding inter-alpha-trypsin inhibitor heavy chain H3-like isoform X1 produces MVSNGYFVHYFAPSDLPRIPKNVVFIIDQSSSMYDRKIEQTRLALLRILSDLGEDDHFGLITFDSEVNFWKRELLKATEENLKNAKSFVKEIRDRGATDINAAVLAGVDMIKQHPREGTASILILLTDGDPTTGETNKEKIMANVKEATGTKFPLYCLGFGYDVNFDFLTKMSLENSGVARRIYEDSDADLQLQGFYEEVAVPLLTDIQLKYPGGTNLTKTSFSLYFNGSEIVVSGQITDNSVESFTTEVIAVSKGNNVMYQDTIMTTDPSDVPPENEDFMQRLWAYLTVKQLLERQVLLKGQEKEDEKKEALKLSLKYQFVTPLTSMVVTKPQEGDVEVADKPKEGEAPPRPPAPGFSQQHHSLGLHDAAVDHLSLGGGYRRLSKTASFRQIPSYVRSNITWQVPTMTIPELQKGETDTLGLDLRPRHPDTVLVPVTMSAPTVHSNRFLLPVVGQSKPLCFDVPVPHKLRLLQDSASEFSMNGESLTGQNGFHQIALHYKTNHHLTINTTSIRYHDGQNQVEFLWGQEPTQHNTEGVSLILRSNEIDVTMGKIHIVILLHKEKRDMCLCPAVQTRPKDVNLTGILGEPDISYDEIQGTQTPTLKLKDQEVKTSRVMVKDYRLASAPLVGCWLVPFQAVTQRELSDLTVTQL; encoded by the exons ATG gtATCAAATGGCTATTTCGTCCACTACTTTGCGCCCTCTGATCTTCCACGTATTCCCAAAAATGTGGTGTTTATCATTGATCAGAGTAGTTCTATGTATGACAGAAAAATAGAACAG ACTCGTTTGGCACTGCTAAGGATTTTAAGTGATCTTGGTGAGGATGACCACTTTGGATTGATCACCTTTGACAGTGAAGTTAACTTCTGGAAGCGTGAGCTCCTCAAAGCTACTGAGGAAAATCTGAAGAATGCAAAATCTTTCGTGAAGGAGATCAGAGATAGAGGAG CCACTGACATAAACGCTGCAGTTCTAGCAGGAGTGGACATGATCAAGCAACATCCACGAGAGGGAACAGCCTCCATCCTGATCCTGCTGACTGATGGAGATCCCACTACAG GTGAAACCAACAAAGAGAAGATAATGGCTAATGTGAAAGAGGCCACTGGGACTAAATTTCCCCTCTATTGTCTTGGTTTTGGATATGATGTTAACTTTGACTTCCTAACAAAGATGTCACTGGAAAATAGTGGAGTTGCTCGCAGGATTTATGAAGATTCAGACGCTGATCTACAGCTGCAG GGTTTCTATGAAGAAGTTGCCGTCCCTCTCCTCACTGATATTCAACTTAAATACCCAGGAGGGACAAACCTTACCAAGACCAGCTTTAGCTTGTACTTCAATGGCTCTGAGATTGTGGTGTCAGGACAAATAACAGACAACAGTGTGGAGAGTTTCACCACTGAAGTCATCGCAGTATCA AAAGGAAACAATGTGATGTATCAGGACACTATAATGACAACAGACCCCAGTGATGTTCCACCTGAGAATGAAGATTTTATGCAGAGGTTGTGGGCCTACCTTACAGTGAAGCAGCTTCTGGAGAGACA GGTACTTCTTAAAGGACAAGAGAAAGaggatgaaaagaaagaagctctTAAACTCTCCCTGAAATACCAGTTTGTCACTCCCCTCACCTCTATGGTTGTTACTAAACCACAAGAAGGTGACGTGGAAGTTGCTGACAAACCCAAAGAGGGAGAAGCGCCACCCAGACCTCCAG CACCAGGATTTAGTCAGCAACACCATAGTCTGGGTCTGCACGATGCAGCTGTCGATCATCTAAGTTTGGGTG gTGGATATCGCCGTCTTAGTAAAACTGCTTCAT TCAGACAAATTCCAAGTTACGTCAGGAGTAACATCACTTGGCAGGTCCCAACAATGACTATTCCAGAGTTGCAAAAGG GGGAAACCGATACCTTGGGCTTAGATCTAAGGCCCAGACATCCAGATACTGTACTTGTTCCTGTTACTATGTCAG CTCCAACAGTTCATAGCAATCGTTTCCTGCTGCCTGTTGTTGGTCAGTCTAAGCCACTCTGTTTTGATGTTCCTGTTCCTCACAAACTCAGACTCCTACAGGATTCAGCTTCAG AGTTCTCTATGAATGGAGAATCCCTGACTGGACAAAATGGATTCCATCAAATTGCCttacattacaaaacaaaccATCATCTGACTATAAACACAACGTCTATCAGATACCACGATGGCCAGAATCAAGTTGAGTTCTTATGGGGCCAGGAACCGACCCAACACAATACTGAAGG CGTGTCTCTGATTCTACGGAGCAATGAAATAGACGTCACCATGGGAAAAATTCACATCGTTATTCTTCTCCATAAGGAAAAAAGGGACATGTGTCTGTGTCCTGCTGTTCAGACCAGGCCAAAAGATGTCAATTTGACAGGCATTTTAG GAGAGCCTGATATTTCATATGATGAGATCCAAGGAACACAAACACCAACTTTAAAGTTAAAGGACCAGGAAGTGAAGACATCTCG GGTGATGGTGAAGGACTACAGACTTGCTTCTGCTCCTTTGGTTGGATGTTGGCTTGTTCCATTCCAGGCTGTCACACAGCGGGAGCTTTCTGACCTCACCGTCACTCAGCTGTAG
- the LOC109051625 gene encoding inter-alpha-trypsin inhibitor heavy chain H3-like isoform X4: MVSNGYFVHYFAPSDLPRIPKNVVFIIDQSSSMYDRKIEQTRLALLRILSDLGEDDHFGLITFDSEVNFWKRELLKATEENLKNAKSFVKEIRDRGATDINAAVLAGVDMIKQHPREGTASILILLTDGDPTTGETNKEKIMANVKEATGTKFPLYCLGFGYDVNFDFLTKMSLENSGVARRIYEDSDADLQLQGFYEEVAVPLLTDIQLKYPGGTNLTKTSFSLYFNGSEIVVSGQITDNSVESFTTEVIAVSKGNNVMYQDTIMTTDPSDVPPENEDFMQRLWAYLTVKQLLERQVLLKGQEKEDEKKEALKLSLKYQFVTPLTSMVVTKPQEGDVEVADKPKEGEAPPRPPAPGFSQQHHSLGLHDAAVDHLSLGGGYRRLSKTASLTVDGLSYFTVISSGETDTLGLDLRPRHPDTVLVPVTMSAPTVHSNRFLLPVVGQSKPLCFDVPVPHKLRLLQDSASEFSMNGESLTGQNGFHQIALHYKTNHHLTINTTSIRYHDGQNQVEFLWGQEPTQHNTEGVSLILRSNEIDVTMGKIHIVILLHKEKRDMCLCPAVQTRPKDVNLTGILGEPDISYDEIQGTQTPTLKLKDQEVKTSRVMVKDYRLASAPLVGCWLVPFQAVTQRELSDLTVTQL; this comes from the exons ATG gtATCAAATGGCTATTTCGTCCACTACTTTGCGCCCTCTGATCTTCCACGTATTCCCAAAAATGTGGTGTTTATCATTGATCAGAGTAGTTCTATGTATGACAGAAAAATAGAACAG ACTCGTTTGGCACTGCTAAGGATTTTAAGTGATCTTGGTGAGGATGACCACTTTGGATTGATCACCTTTGACAGTGAAGTTAACTTCTGGAAGCGTGAGCTCCTCAAAGCTACTGAGGAAAATCTGAAGAATGCAAAATCTTTCGTGAAGGAGATCAGAGATAGAGGAG CCACTGACATAAACGCTGCAGTTCTAGCAGGAGTGGACATGATCAAGCAACATCCACGAGAGGGAACAGCCTCCATCCTGATCCTGCTGACTGATGGAGATCCCACTACAG GTGAAACCAACAAAGAGAAGATAATGGCTAATGTGAAAGAGGCCACTGGGACTAAATTTCCCCTCTATTGTCTTGGTTTTGGATATGATGTTAACTTTGACTTCCTAACAAAGATGTCACTGGAAAATAGTGGAGTTGCTCGCAGGATTTATGAAGATTCAGACGCTGATCTACAGCTGCAG GGTTTCTATGAAGAAGTTGCCGTCCCTCTCCTCACTGATATTCAACTTAAATACCCAGGAGGGACAAACCTTACCAAGACCAGCTTTAGCTTGTACTTCAATGGCTCTGAGATTGTGGTGTCAGGACAAATAACAGACAACAGTGTGGAGAGTTTCACCACTGAAGTCATCGCAGTATCA AAAGGAAACAATGTGATGTATCAGGACACTATAATGACAACAGACCCCAGTGATGTTCCACCTGAGAATGAAGATTTTATGCAGAGGTTGTGGGCCTACCTTACAGTGAAGCAGCTTCTGGAGAGACA GGTACTTCTTAAAGGACAAGAGAAAGaggatgaaaagaaagaagctctTAAACTCTCCCTGAAATACCAGTTTGTCACTCCCCTCACCTCTATGGTTGTTACTAAACCACAAGAAGGTGACGTGGAAGTTGCTGACAAACCCAAAGAGGGAGAAGCGCCACCCAGACCTCCAG CACCAGGATTTAGTCAGCAACACCATAGTCTGGGTCTGCACGATGCAGCTGTCGATCATCTAAGTTTGGGTG gTGGATATCGCCGTCTTAGTAAAACTGCTTCAT TAACTGTGG atgGTCTCAGTTATTTCACTGTGATCTCCAGTG GGGAAACCGATACCTTGGGCTTAGATCTAAGGCCCAGACATCCAGATACTGTACTTGTTCCTGTTACTATGTCAG CTCCAACAGTTCATAGCAATCGTTTCCTGCTGCCTGTTGTTGGTCAGTCTAAGCCACTCTGTTTTGATGTTCCTGTTCCTCACAAACTCAGACTCCTACAGGATTCAGCTTCAG AGTTCTCTATGAATGGAGAATCCCTGACTGGACAAAATGGATTCCATCAAATTGCCttacattacaaaacaaaccATCATCTGACTATAAACACAACGTCTATCAGATACCACGATGGCCAGAATCAAGTTGAGTTCTTATGGGGCCAGGAACCGACCCAACACAATACTGAAGG CGTGTCTCTGATTCTACGGAGCAATGAAATAGACGTCACCATGGGAAAAATTCACATCGTTATTCTTCTCCATAAGGAAAAAAGGGACATGTGTCTGTGTCCTGCTGTTCAGACCAGGCCAAAAGATGTCAATTTGACAGGCATTTTAG GAGAGCCTGATATTTCATATGATGAGATCCAAGGAACACAAACACCAACTTTAAAGTTAAAGGACCAGGAAGTGAAGACATCTCG GGTGATGGTGAAGGACTACAGACTTGCTTCTGCTCCTTTGGTTGGATGTTGGCTTGTTCCATTCCAGGCTGTCACACAGCGGGAGCTTTCTGACCTCACCGTCACTCAGCTGTAG